A genomic stretch from Lathyrus oleraceus cultivar Zhongwan6 chromosome 2, CAAS_Psat_ZW6_1.0, whole genome shotgun sequence includes:
- the LOC127122960 gene encoding uncharacterized protein LOC127122960, giving the protein MPSYAKFLKEMLSNKKKLEDEETVMLIVECSVIIQNNMPTGSFSIPCIIGKFIIDKALCDLGASISLMPLSICEKLNLGELGPTKMSLQLADHSVKFPIGRSFLDTAGAIVDLKKGRLTFKVEEEKVEFIYKHQL; this is encoded by the exons ATGCCTTCATATGCTAAATTTCTTAAAGAGATGCTATCCAACAAGAAAAAACTTGAGGATGAAGAAACTGTTATGCTTATTGTAGAATGCAGCGTTATCATTCAAAATAACATGCCTACTGGTAGTTTTTCCATACCATGCATAATCGGAAAGTTTATTATAGATAAAGCTCTATGTGACTTAGGAGCCAGTATTAGTTTaatgcctttatccatatgcgAAAAACTCAATTTAGGGGAATTAGGACCAACAAAGATGTCTCTACAACTAGCTGACCATTCCGTTAAATTTCCCATAG GAAGATCCTTTTTAGACACAGCCGGAGCCATCGTAGATTTGAAGAAAGGAAGGCTAACATTCAAAGTCGAAGAAGAAAAAGTTGAATTTATCTACAAGCACCAGCTATAA